One Rhea pennata isolate bPtePen1 chromosome 3, bPtePen1.pri, whole genome shotgun sequence DNA segment encodes these proteins:
- the LOC134138943 gene encoding L-gulonolactone oxidase-like has translation MSQANPGPPGDGLELGASDPRARLGVSVLESRAEVHGQGGVKFQNWAKTYGSSPELYFQPTSVEEIREILDMARQRNKRVKVVGGGHSPSDIACTDDFMIQMGKMNRILKVDKEKQQVTVEGGIFLSDLNVKLSKHGLALANLGAVSEVAAAGVIGTGTHNTGIKHGILPTQVVALTLLTASGEILECSESVNADIFQAARLHLGCLGVVLTVTFQCVPQFHLHEVAFPSTLTEVLDHLDDHLKRSEYFRFLWFPHSENVSVIYQDPTSKPPSSSASWFWDYAIGYYLLEFLLWISTFVPSLVGWINRFFFWLLFSSRVENIAISYKIFNYECRFKQHVQDWAIPIEKTKEALLELKAALENNPKIVAHYPVEVRFAQGDEIWLSPCFRRESCYMNIIMYRPYGKNVPRLNYWLTYEGIMKKHGGRPHWAKAHTCTRKDFEIMYPAFPKFCAVREKLDPTGMFLNTYLEKVFY, from the exons ATGTCCCAAGCTAACCCAGGCCCTCCTGGGGATGGGTTGGAGCTGGGCGCTTCAGACCCTCGTGCCAGGCTTGGGGTCAGCGTCTTGGAGTCAAGGGCTGAG GTTCACGGCCAAGGAGGAGTCAAGTTCCAGAACTGGGCCAAGACGTATGGCTCCTCTCCAGAGCTGTACTTCCAGCCTACATCTGTTGAGGAAATCCGGGAG ATCCTGGATATGGCCAGGCAAAGGAACAAGAGAGTGAAGGTGGTGGGAGGTGGCCACTCCCCTTCGGACATCGCCTGCACTGATGACTTCATGATCCAGATGGGGAAGATGAACAGGATCCTGAAG GTGGacaaggagaagcagcaagtgACAGTGGAAGGTGGGATTTTCCTCTCGGATCTGAACGTCAAGCTGAGCAAGCATGGACTGGCCCTGGCCAA CTTGGGCGCCGTTTCCGAGGTGGCAGCGGCTGGTGTGATCGGCACGGGGACGCACAACACTGGGATCAAGCATGGCATCCTCCCCACCCAG GTCGTGGCACTGACACTGCTCACTGCTTCGGGGGAGATCCTGGAGTGCTCGGAGTCGGTCAACGCAGACATCTTCCAGGCTGCCCGCCTGCACCTGGGCTGCCTGGGCGTCGTGCTCACGGTCACCTTCCAGTGCGTCCCCCAGTTCCATCTGCACGAGGTGGCCTTCCCGTCCACCCTCACTGAG GTGCTCGATCATCTCGATGACCACCTGAAGAGATCCGAATACTTCCGCTTCCTGTGGTTCCCGCACAGCGAGAACGTCAGTGTCATCTACCAGGACCCCACCAGCAAG cccccctcttcctctgccagctGGTTTTGGGATTACGCCATTGGCTACTATTTGCTGGAGTTTCTGCTCTGGATCAG CACCTTTGTGCCCAGCTTGGTGGGCTGGATCAACCGCTTCTTCTTCTGGCTCCTCTTCAGCTCCCGAGTGGAGAACATTGCCATCAGCTACAAGATCTTCAACTACGAGTGTCGCTTCAAGCAGCACGTTCAGGATTGGGCCATTCCCAT TGAGAAGACGAAGGAGGCCCTGCTGGAGCTGAAAGCTGCCCTGGAGAACAACCCAAAGATAGTGGCTCACTACCCCGTGGAGGTGCGCTTTGCGCAGGGAGATGAGATCTGGCTGAGCCCCTGCTTCCGGCGGGAAAGCTGCTACATGAACATCATCATGTACCG GCCCTACGGGAAGAACGTCCCTCGACTCAACTACTGGCTCACCTATGAGGGCATCATGAAGAAGCATGGTGGGAGACCGCACTGGGCAAAG gcccACACGTGTACCCGGAAGGACTTTGAGATCATGTATCCAGCCTTCCCCAAATTCTGTGCTGTCCGTGAGAAGCTGGATCCCACGGGAATGTTCCTGAACACCTACCTGGAAAAGGTGTTTTACTGA